The Nitrosomonas sp. sh817 genome includes a window with the following:
- a CDS encoding universal stress protein, producing the protein MYQKIMIAVDGGEASRQALAKSADIAKMNNAAICIVHCVKGDNKIDEQTGAKILKEARSCLGDLSAQTRLLNAEAEYGSNGIAEVIAVAAEEWGADLLVAGASNRSKLERFVKGSIAEQLAARVKFSVLLVRP; encoded by the coding sequence ATGTACCAGAAAATAATGATTGCTGTTGATGGTGGTGAAGCCTCCCGTCAGGCATTGGCGAAATCCGCCGATATTGCGAAAATGAATAACGCGGCAATCTGTATTGTTCATTGCGTGAAAGGCGATAACAAAATCGATGAACAAACGGGTGCGAAAATACTTAAAGAAGCCCGGTCATGTCTCGGCGATTTGAGCGCCCAAACCCGGCTTTTGAATGCTGAAGCCGAATACGGCTCAAATGGAATTGCTGAAGTGATTGCCGTAGCGGCAGAGGAGTGGGGGGCCGATTTGCTGGTAGCTGGTGCCAGCAATCGAAGTAAATTGGAACGTTTCGTGAAAGGCTCGATCGCCGAACAGTTAGCCGCCAGAGTGAAATTTTCAGTGCTGCTGGTTCGCCCGTAA
- a CDS encoding cadmium-containing carbonic anhydrase has translation MFESLKNLLKHFTGSQDTASSAPETNPPPQQPPVASTTVSTASVPEESLNQYLSLAQFNLGLGSIGPDNRDDIDKNVLIQMYQAIAAGVFNVPANGVVPEICVDGRTKADGSRFSAPCAAGGTLSIVYGSDLGGSSAGDVNELQLTTQAIHALKSKGHSTGVHGDDHGSCGCGACAKAPTIYQHVSERINDIAALVGKLGINVTDAEKGSIVQQANNRLGQAGFFAEDRAAVLQTAQDCGALFEELVGKHNELGIALNTKPGTTVDRAAIRAKYGPQYDIFVVDAWAFGNAAKDINTTGSDDDIQRIAKAITIQNVATASILGHGSLRIIPIA, from the coding sequence ATGTTTGAAAGTTTAAAAAATCTGTTAAAACATTTTACAGGCAGTCAAGATACAGCATCATCAGCACCAGAAACGAACCCGCCTCCACAACAACCACCAGTAGCTTCAACAACCGTTTCAACCGCTTCCGTCCCGGAAGAAAGCCTCAATCAGTATCTTTCGCTAGCGCAATTCAACCTGGGTCTGGGCAGCATCGGTCCCGACAATCGCGATGATATCGACAAGAATGTATTAATCCAGATGTATCAAGCGATTGCCGCCGGTGTATTCAACGTGCCTGCAAATGGCGTGGTGCCGGAAATCTGTGTCGATGGCCGCACCAAAGCCGATGGTTCGCGTTTCAGCGCGCCGTGTGCGGCGGGTGGCACTTTGAGCATCGTGTATGGCAGCGATCTGGGCGGCTCATCCGCCGGAGACGTGAACGAGTTGCAATTGACGACACAAGCGATTCATGCGCTCAAATCGAAAGGGCATTCCACCGGCGTGCACGGCGATGACCACGGATCTTGCGGATGCGGCGCGTGTGCCAAAGCGCCGACGATTTATCAGCACGTCTCGGAACGTATCAACGATATCGCCGCGCTGGTCGGAAAGCTCGGCATTAACGTGACCGATGCGGAGAAAGGCTCGATTGTGCAGCAAGCCAACAATCGCCTGGGGCAGGCAGGCTTTTTCGCCGAAGACCGGGCTGCGGTGCTGCAAACGGCGCAGGATTGCGGAGCGCTCTTTGAAGAACTGGTCGGCAAGCACAACGAACTCGGCATCGCATTGAACACCAAGCCCGGCACCACCGTGGATCGCGCTGCGATTCGCGCCAAGTATGGCCCGCAATACGATATATTCGTGGTCGATGCTTGGGCATTCGGCAATGCGGCTAAAGATATCAATACCACCGGCAGCGATGACGACATTCAACGTATCGCGAAAGCCATTACCATTCAGAATGTTGCCACAGCTTCGATTCTTGGTCATGGCTCATTGCGGATTATTCCCATTGCTTAA